Proteins encoded together in one Cryptosporangium aurantiacum window:
- the rdgB gene encoding RdgB/HAM1 family non-canonical purine NTP pyrophosphatase translates to MTLTRVVLASRNAKKIAELRRILAVAVPQIEVVGLDEVPPYPDTVEDGATFAENALLKAREAAEISGLPAIADDSGIAVDALNGMPGVLSARWAGRAKDDEANLRLVLEQVTDVPDTRLGAAFVCAAALVLPSGATHVVEGRMEGSLVREPRGTNGFGYDPIFLPSGSVLTSAEMTAADKDAISHRGKAFRALAKVLSETLTTA, encoded by the coding sequence ATGACGCTTACCAGGGTCGTCCTGGCCAGCCGTAACGCCAAGAAGATCGCCGAGCTGCGGCGGATCCTCGCGGTGGCGGTGCCGCAGATCGAGGTCGTCGGGCTGGACGAAGTGCCGCCCTACCCCGACACGGTCGAGGACGGCGCGACGTTCGCGGAGAACGCGCTGCTCAAGGCCCGGGAGGCGGCGGAGATCTCCGGATTGCCCGCGATCGCCGACGACTCCGGGATCGCGGTCGACGCGCTCAACGGCATGCCGGGTGTGCTCTCGGCGCGCTGGGCCGGCCGGGCCAAGGACGACGAGGCGAACCTGCGGCTGGTGCTGGAGCAGGTGACCGACGTGCCGGACACCCGGCTGGGTGCGGCGTTCGTGTGTGCGGCTGCGCTGGTGTTGCCGTCCGGGGCGACGCACGTGGTCGAGGGCCGGATGGAGGGCTCGCTGGTCCGGGAGCCGCGCGGGACGAACGGCTTCGGGTACGACCCGATCTTCCTGCCGTCCGGCTCGGTCCTCACGTCCGCCGAGATGACGGCCGCCGACAAGGACGCGATCAGCCACCGCGGCAAGGCGTTCCGCGCGCTCGCCAAGGTACTTTCTGAGACTCTCACCACCGCTTAG
- a CDS encoding SGNH/GDSL hydrolase family protein, with the protein MAGIDRPSVRFAALGDSVTEGLGDPLPGGGWRGWAALLAEGLSSERFVNYASSGATTARVVDEQLPSALEFAPTVASVVVGVNDVLRPNFDPAAIEDRLDHVVSALCASGAVVLTARMPDPGRMLRLPGALRRPLGRRTDDLNTAVQAVASRHRTIHVDLADHPAVADRSAWHVDRLHPNERGHRVVAREFAGALADRGVPVPRMPSAEPGGGAAPRPFEHVWWLATKGTGWVIDRGTDLVPYLAGLAARELWAAIRPRRWGRTGG; encoded by the coding sequence GTGGCCGGGATCGACCGTCCGAGCGTCCGCTTCGCGGCGCTCGGGGACTCGGTAACCGAGGGGTTGGGTGACCCGCTGCCCGGCGGTGGCTGGCGCGGGTGGGCGGCGCTGCTCGCCGAGGGCTTGTCGTCCGAGCGGTTCGTGAACTACGCGAGCAGCGGGGCGACCACCGCGCGGGTGGTCGACGAGCAGTTGCCGTCGGCGCTGGAGTTCGCCCCGACGGTGGCGAGCGTGGTCGTCGGCGTGAACGACGTCCTGCGTCCCAACTTCGATCCGGCGGCGATCGAGGACCGGCTGGACCACGTCGTCAGCGCGCTCTGCGCGTCCGGCGCTGTCGTGCTGACCGCCCGCATGCCCGACCCGGGCCGGATGCTGCGGCTGCCCGGCGCGCTGCGTCGCCCGCTCGGCCGGCGTACCGACGACCTGAACACGGCCGTCCAGGCCGTCGCCAGCCGGCACCGGACCATCCACGTCGACCTCGCTGATCATCCGGCCGTCGCGGACCGGTCCGCCTGGCACGTCGACCGGCTCCACCCCAACGAGCGCGGTCACCGGGTGGTGGCCAGGGAGTTCGCCGGAGCGCTCGCCGACCGGGGCGTGCCGGTGCCGCGGATGCCCTCGGCCGAGCCCGGCGGCGGTGCGGCGCCCCGTCCGTTCGAGCACGTCTGGTGGCTCGCCACGAAGGGCACCGGCTGGGTGATCGACCGGGGCACCGACCTGGTGCCGTACCTGGCCGGGCTGGCGGCGCGGGAACTCTGGGCTGCGATCCGCCCCCGTCGGTGGGGTCGCACGGGAGGATAG
- a CDS encoding MauE/DoxX family redox-associated membrane protein, with product MLPWLPLVARLVLGGVWLWAGAAKATDLDASVRAVRAYRLLPEGAATVIGAGLPWLEIALGLLLVAGVAVRFGALFSAALMVVFLIGIVSAAARGLRIDCGCFGSGGELDAGQSTAYTTEIVRDSALLLIALALARWPRGRLAVDNWIAAEAPRK from the coding sequence ATGCTCCCCTGGCTGCCGCTCGTCGCCCGGCTGGTGCTCGGTGGCGTCTGGCTCTGGGCGGGCGCCGCGAAGGCCACCGACCTGGACGCGTCGGTCCGCGCCGTACGGGCCTACCGCCTCCTGCCGGAGGGTGCGGCGACCGTGATCGGCGCCGGCCTGCCCTGGCTGGAGATCGCCCTCGGCCTGCTGCTGGTGGCCGGGGTCGCGGTGCGCTTCGGGGCGCTGTTCTCGGCCGCGCTGATGGTCGTCTTCCTGATCGGCATCGTCTCGGCGGCGGCGCGCGGCCTGCGGATCGACTGCGGCTGCTTCGGTAGCGGCGGCGAGCTCGACGCCGGGCAGAGCACCGCCTACACCACCGAAATCGTCCGGGACAGCGCGTTGCTGCTGATAGCGCTCGCGCTGGCCCGGTGGCCACGCGGCCGGCTGGCCGTTGACAACTGGATCGCCGCGGAGGCTCCCCGCAAATGA
- a CDS encoding energy-coupling factor ABC transporter ATP-binding protein: MADDLTLDVQGLAFAYPDGRQALFGVDLTVGRGERVALLGPNGAGKTTLVLHLNGIHTAGAGSVRVAGLPVIKENLTEIRRRVGIVFQDPDDQLFMPTVAEDVAFGPANLGLRGTALQERVTEALTAVGMAEFRDRAPHHLSFGQRRRVAVATVLAMRPEILVLDEPSSNLDPASRRELAEILRSLDVTLLMVTHDLPYALELCPRSVLLDGGVVVADAPTAELLLDAELMRKHRLELPYGFDPSVAL; the protein is encoded by the coding sequence GTGGCTGACGACCTGACCCTCGACGTGCAAGGCCTGGCCTTCGCCTACCCGGACGGCAGGCAGGCGCTGTTCGGCGTCGATCTCACGGTCGGGCGGGGTGAGCGGGTCGCGCTGCTCGGTCCGAACGGCGCCGGTAAGACGACGCTGGTCCTGCACCTCAACGGCATCCACACCGCCGGTGCGGGCAGCGTCCGGGTGGCCGGGTTGCCCGTGATCAAGGAGAACCTGACCGAGATTCGGCGTCGGGTCGGCATCGTCTTCCAGGACCCCGACGACCAGCTGTTCATGCCCACGGTCGCGGAGGACGTCGCGTTCGGGCCGGCGAACCTGGGTCTCCGCGGCACCGCACTCCAGGAGCGGGTCACCGAGGCGCTGACCGCGGTCGGCATGGCCGAGTTCCGCGACCGGGCCCCGCACCACCTGTCGTTCGGGCAGCGCCGTCGGGTGGCCGTCGCCACGGTGCTGGCGATGCGGCCGGAGATCCTGGTGCTCGACGAGCCGTCGAGCAACCTCGACCCGGCCAGCCGCCGCGAGCTCGCCGAGATCCTGCGGAGCCTGGACGTGACGCTGCTGATGGTCACCCACGACCTGCCGTACGCGCTGGAGCTCTGCCCCCGGTCGGTGCTGCTCGACGGCGGTGTCGTCGTGGCGGACGCCCCGACCGCGGAGCTGTTGCTCGACGCCGAGCTGATGCGGAAGCACCGCTTGGAGCTGCCCTACGGCTTCGATCCGTCGGTCGCGCTCTAG
- a CDS encoding energy-coupling factor ABC transporter permease yields MHVSDGIVNLPVSAVFGVVAVAWIALSLVKARRDLDDRLAPMAGLVAAFIFAVQMLNFPVLPGVSGHLLGGALAVILVGPWVGALCVATVLLVQALLFADGGLSALGLNITNMAVITTLVAYGVVAVALRVLPKNRLGIVLASFVAATVSVVVASQGFVAQYALGGEVDKALGEISVTMAGVHLLIGIGEGLITATTVATVAAVRPDLVYALRRYRTQPLLITAPPTASTTTSSESTSSESTRAAESNA; encoded by the coding sequence ATGCATGTCTCCGACGGCATCGTCAATCTTCCGGTCTCGGCCGTCTTCGGCGTCGTCGCCGTGGCCTGGATCGCGTTAAGCCTGGTCAAGGCCCGCCGCGACCTCGACGACCGGCTCGCGCCGATGGCCGGCCTGGTCGCCGCGTTCATCTTCGCCGTGCAGATGCTGAACTTCCCGGTGCTGCCAGGCGTCAGCGGGCACCTGCTGGGTGGTGCGCTCGCGGTGATCCTGGTCGGCCCGTGGGTGGGCGCGCTCTGCGTCGCGACCGTGCTGCTCGTCCAGGCTCTGCTGTTCGCCGACGGCGGCCTCTCGGCGCTCGGCTTGAACATCACGAACATGGCGGTCATCACGACACTGGTCGCGTACGGCGTCGTCGCGGTGGCGCTGCGGGTGCTGCCGAAGAACCGGCTCGGCATCGTTCTCGCGTCGTTCGTCGCCGCGACGGTGTCGGTGGTTGTCGCGTCCCAGGGATTCGTGGCGCAGTACGCGCTCGGCGGTGAGGTCGACAAGGCGCTCGGCGAGATCTCGGTGACGATGGCCGGCGTTCACCTGCTGATCGGCATCGGCGAAGGCCTGATCACCGCGACGACCGTGGCCACGGTGGCCGCCGTCCGCCCGGACCTGGTCTACGCGCTGCGCCGCTACCGCACCCAGCCGCTGCTGATCACGGCGCCGCCGACGGCGTCCACCACGACGTCGTCCGAATCGACGTCGTCCGAATCGACCAGGGCCGCGGAGAGCAACGCATGA
- the cbiQ gene encoding cobalt ECF transporter T component CbiQ — protein MGAGHSHPLHRPGTSPVHRLPAEVKIVAALAFVVSVVATPREAVWAFGLYAVLLASVAAVARIPAGWLVTRGLIETPFVVLAVLLPFLEGGPVVHLGFLTLSEAGLWAGWNIVAKGTLGVFASLLLAATTNGRDLLLGLQRLRTPGPIVQIATFMLRYADVILGNARAMRIARLSRCHDPRFLWQVRAFATSIGSLFLRSYERGERVYVAMLSRGYTGALPMGNTDRPPARQWATALTIPAAAAAVSVTAWLTT, from the coding sequence ATGGGCGCCGGCCACTCTCATCCGCTGCACCGTCCGGGGACCTCGCCGGTCCACCGGCTTCCGGCCGAGGTGAAGATCGTCGCGGCGCTGGCGTTCGTCGTCAGCGTCGTGGCGACGCCCCGGGAAGCGGTCTGGGCGTTCGGCCTGTACGCGGTCCTGCTGGCCTCGGTCGCGGCGGTCGCCCGGATCCCGGCCGGATGGCTGGTGACCCGCGGATTGATCGAGACGCCGTTCGTCGTGCTCGCGGTGCTGCTGCCGTTCCTCGAGGGCGGGCCGGTCGTCCACCTCGGTTTTCTGACGCTGAGCGAGGCCGGGCTGTGGGCCGGCTGGAACATCGTCGCGAAGGGCACGCTCGGTGTCTTCGCGTCGCTGCTGCTGGCCGCGACCACCAACGGCCGTGACCTGCTGCTCGGGTTGCAGCGCCTCCGGACGCCGGGGCCGATCGTGCAGATCGCGACGTTCATGCTCCGCTACGCCGACGTGATCCTCGGCAACGCCAGGGCGATGCGGATCGCGCGCCTCTCGCGGTGCCACGACCCACGGTTCCTCTGGCAGGTGCGGGCGTTCGCGACGTCGATCGGCAGCCTGTTCCTGCGGTCCTACGAGCGGGGTGAGCGGGTCTACGTCGCGATGCTGTCGCGGGGGTACACCGGCGCGCTGCCGATGGGAAACACGGACCGGCCGCCCGCTCGGCAGTGGGCGACCGCGCTGACGATTCCGGCGGCGGCCGCGGCGGTTAGCGTTACGGCGTGGCTGACGACCTGA
- the bcp gene encoding thioredoxin-dependent thiol peroxidase, with amino-acid sequence MTAAPRLAPGDTAPDFELTDDSGNTVHLADLRGGRVVLYAYPSAMTPGCTKQACDFRDSLDSLKAAGLTVIGISPDKPEKLAKFRDKESLTFPLVSDPDKSVLSAYGAYGEKTMYGKTVTGVIRSTFVIDADGKVEKAQYNVKATGHVAKLRRDLGID; translated from the coding sequence ATGACTGCCGCGCCACGCCTCGCCCCCGGCGACACCGCTCCCGACTTCGAGCTGACCGACGACTCCGGCAACACCGTGCACCTGGCCGACCTGCGCGGCGGACGGGTCGTGCTGTACGCCTACCCGTCCGCGATGACGCCGGGCTGCACGAAGCAGGCCTGCGACTTCCGCGACTCGCTGGACTCGCTCAAGGCCGCCGGTCTCACGGTCATCGGCATCTCGCCGGACAAGCCGGAGAAGCTCGCGAAGTTCCGCGACAAGGAGTCGCTCACGTTCCCGCTGGTCTCCGACCCGGACAAGAGCGTGCTCTCGGCCTACGGCGCGTACGGCGAGAAGACCATGTACGGCAAGACCGTCACCGGCGTCATCCGGTCGACGTTCGTGATCGACGCCGACGGCAAGGTGGAGAAGGCCCAGTACAACGTCAAGGCCACCGGGCACGTCGCCAAGCTCCGTCGCGACCTCGGGATCGACTGA
- a CDS encoding DsbA family protein: MSAKSNRARRIAAEQLAKQRTAERRRRTLIVSVIALVVLVVAAGIGVAYYRSNQPENVALPKSATLAGVTVGQADAPVTVDVYLDFQCPVCKTFEDESGATLQKYVDEGTVRLVYHPVAYLDRFSSGTKYSSRSSSASGCASDAGKFPEFLTALFGNQPEEGGTGLTDETMISLASKAGITGDTFAECVKDQKYADWTKAVTDEASKSGVTGTPTVKVDGTALENPTTANLTAAIDAAKG; this comes from the coding sequence ATGAGCGCAAAGTCGAACCGAGCCCGACGCATCGCCGCCGAGCAACTCGCCAAGCAGCGCACCGCCGAGCGACGTCGACGCACGCTGATCGTGTCGGTCATCGCGCTGGTGGTGCTGGTCGTCGCGGCCGGCATCGGCGTCGCGTACTACCGATCGAACCAGCCGGAGAACGTCGCGCTGCCGAAGAGCGCCACGCTCGCAGGCGTCACCGTCGGGCAGGCGGACGCGCCGGTCACGGTCGACGTCTACCTCGACTTCCAGTGCCCGGTCTGCAAGACGTTCGAGGACGAGAGCGGCGCCACCCTGCAGAAGTACGTCGACGAGGGCACGGTGAGGCTCGTCTACCACCCGGTCGCGTACCTCGACCGGTTCTCGTCCGGCACCAAGTACTCCAGCCGCTCGTCGTCGGCGTCGGGGTGCGCGTCCGACGCCGGGAAGTTCCCCGAGTTCCTCACCGCGCTCTTCGGCAACCAGCCCGAGGAGGGCGGCACCGGCCTCACCGACGAGACGATGATCAGCCTGGCGAGCAAGGCCGGGATCACCGGCGACACGTTCGCCGAGTGCGTCAAGGACCAGAAGTACGCCGACTGGACGAAGGCCGTGACCGACGAAGCCTCGAAGTCGGGCGTCACCGGCACCCCGACGGTCAAGGTCGACGGCACCGCGCTGGAGAACCCGACGACGGCGAACCTCACCGCCGCGATCGACGCCGCGAAGGGCTAG
- a CDS encoding mechanosensitive ion channel family protein, with the protein MFDELPDVVTTLVTAAVSVVLALVLVQIVHIVVRRIGRRAPLFDQLATRLHRPVQCLAVVLAVQGALHATTATGDWRGPLLHGVTVLVIASGAWVVGALLLVLEDTALARFRTDVENNKTARRVHTQITVVRRVTIAVVVVVAIGAVLVTFPAARAAGASLLASAGLLGVVAALAAQSVLGNVFAGIQLAFSDELRLDDVVVVENEWGRVEDITLSYVVLHLWDDRRLTLPTSYFTTKPFQNWTRNESALLGAVEIDVDWAVPTEEMRRELRHICEGTDLWDTRACILQVTDAIGGLVRVRALVTAKDAPTLFDLRCHVRERLVQWLRESYPEALPRSRADVTGIPGLRIDKVEGLNGHSIPEQPERVPGAGAAGRALPPGNVPDASRDARVFSGSVEGRERSAAFAGPTEEDHRP; encoded by the coding sequence GTGTTCGACGAGCTGCCCGATGTCGTGACAACCCTGGTGACAGCGGCCGTGAGCGTGGTGCTCGCGCTCGTGCTCGTGCAGATCGTGCACATCGTGGTGCGGCGCATCGGCCGCCGCGCCCCGCTCTTCGACCAGCTGGCCACGCGACTGCACCGGCCGGTGCAGTGTCTGGCGGTCGTGCTCGCCGTCCAAGGCGCGCTGCACGCCACTACTGCCACCGGTGACTGGCGAGGCCCTTTACTGCACGGGGTCACGGTGCTCGTGATCGCGTCCGGCGCCTGGGTCGTCGGCGCGTTGCTGTTGGTGCTGGAGGACACCGCGCTCGCCCGGTTCCGCACCGACGTGGAGAACAACAAGACCGCCCGCCGGGTGCACACGCAGATCACGGTGGTGCGGCGGGTCACGATCGCGGTGGTGGTCGTCGTCGCGATCGGCGCGGTGCTGGTGACGTTCCCGGCCGCGCGCGCCGCCGGAGCGTCGCTGCTGGCCTCCGCCGGTCTCCTGGGTGTCGTCGCGGCGCTGGCCGCCCAGTCGGTGCTGGGCAACGTGTTCGCCGGCATCCAGCTGGCATTCAGCGACGAACTGCGGCTCGACGACGTCGTGGTCGTCGAGAACGAGTGGGGCCGCGTCGAGGACATCACGCTGAGCTACGTCGTCCTGCACCTCTGGGACGACCGGCGGCTGACGCTGCCGACGTCGTACTTCACCACCAAGCCGTTCCAGAACTGGACACGGAACGAGTCCGCGCTGCTCGGTGCCGTCGAGATCGACGTCGACTGGGCGGTGCCGACCGAGGAGATGCGCCGGGAGCTGCGGCACATCTGCGAGGGCACCGACCTCTGGGACACGCGCGCTTGCATCCTCCAGGTGACCGACGCGATCGGTGGGCTGGTGCGAGTGCGGGCGCTGGTCACCGCCAAGGATGCGCCGACGCTGTTCGACCTGCGGTGTCACGTCCGCGAGCGGTTGGTCCAGTGGTTGCGGGAGAGCTACCCGGAGGCGCTGCCCCGGTCGCGCGCCGACGTCACCGGCATCCCCGGGCTGCGGATCGACAAGGTCGAGGGCCTCAACGGCCACTCGATCCCGGAGCAGCCGGAGCGAGTCCCCGGTGCCGGCGCTGCCGGCCGGGCGCTGCCACCCGGCAACGTGCCGGACGCCTCGCGGGACGCGCGGGTGTTCAGCGGCTCGGTGGAGGGGCGCGAGCGCTCCGCCGCGTTCGCCGGCCCCACGGAAGAGGACCACCGGCCGTAG
- a CDS encoding glycosyltransferase: MTEPGAEPATIVRLANFVGPRSGGLRTALYELGRGYRAAGHDPVLVVPGPRFEENDTPQGRVITLPGPTVPWMGGYRVVVGRRRLTALLEELRPDRLEVSDRTTLRWTGAWARRHGIASIMVSHENLTALLEMALPLWAPVRRIADSLNQRTAETFDTVVATTEFAAAEFRRIGATGLVKVPLGVDLARFHPGLRDASLRASLARPSELLLVHCGRLSPEKRVERSVDALAALRARGVSAVLVVVGDGPRRPFLERRARGLPVRFLGFVPDRGLVARLLATADAVLAPGPAETFGLAALEAMACGTPVVAAGDGALGEVVGDAGVAVPGSTGFRFAEAVLELAARPEADRRSAARQRAQRFGWPTAVSGMLAAHGLDALQTFEEVASWPGSTVRASASRRSGTR; encoded by the coding sequence GTGACCGAGCCCGGCGCGGAACCGGCGACGATCGTCCGGCTGGCGAACTTCGTCGGGCCGCGCTCGGGTGGCCTGCGGACGGCGCTGTACGAGCTCGGCCGCGGATACCGCGCGGCCGGACACGACCCGGTGCTGGTCGTCCCCGGCCCACGCTTCGAGGAGAACGACACACCGCAGGGCCGGGTGATCACGCTGCCCGGCCCCACCGTGCCGTGGATGGGCGGCTACCGGGTGGTCGTCGGCCGTCGCCGGCTGACCGCGCTGCTGGAGGAGCTGCGCCCGGATCGGCTGGAGGTCTCGGATCGCACGACGCTGCGCTGGACCGGCGCGTGGGCCCGCAGGCACGGGATCGCGTCGATCATGGTGTCGCACGAGAACCTCACCGCGCTGCTGGAGATGGCGCTGCCGCTCTGGGCCCCGGTGCGGCGGATCGCCGACTCGTTGAACCAGCGCACCGCGGAGACGTTCGACACGGTGGTCGCGACGACCGAGTTCGCCGCTGCCGAGTTCCGCCGGATCGGCGCGACCGGCCTGGTGAAGGTGCCGCTCGGCGTCGATCTCGCGCGGTTCCACCCGGGGCTGCGTGACGCGTCGCTCCGGGCCTCGCTCGCCCGGCCCAGCGAGCTGTTGCTGGTCCACTGTGGGCGGCTGTCGCCGGAGAAGCGGGTCGAGCGTTCGGTGGACGCGCTGGCGGCGCTGCGGGCCCGCGGGGTGTCCGCGGTGCTCGTCGTGGTCGGCGACGGGCCGCGGCGTCCGTTTCTCGAGCGGCGCGCCCGCGGCCTGCCGGTGCGGTTCCTCGGGTTCGTGCCCGACCGCGGGCTGGTGGCTCGGCTGCTGGCGACCGCGGACGCCGTGCTGGCCCCCGGGCCGGCCGAGACGTTCGGGCTCGCCGCGCTGGAGGCGATGGCGTGCGGGACGCCGGTGGTCGCGGCGGGCGACGGCGCGCTCGGCGAGGTGGTCGGTGACGCGGGGGTCGCGGTGCCGGGGAGCACCGGGTTCCGCTTCGCCGAGGCGGTGCTGGAGCTGGCCGCGCGTCCGGAAGCGGACCGGCGGTCGGCCGCGCGGCAGAGAGCACAGCGTTTCGGCTGGCCGACGGCGGTGAGCGGGATGCTCGCCGCTCATGGCCTTGACGCGTTGCAGACGTTCGAGGAGGTGGCGTCGTGGCCGGGATCGACCGTCCGAGCGTCCGCTTCGCGGCGCTCGGGGACTCGGTAA
- a CDS encoding PDGLE domain-containing protein: protein MSNHTTGRSRVRLAVFLGLGLLVALLLAGVVSSAASSKPDGLDATAREGCTFNADDEITGGNCLAKSAKEHDLGDSPLADYGIRGIDNSFVSTGLSGVAGVLLVAAVGGGLFWVLRRRGPAGQ, encoded by the coding sequence ATGAGCAACCACACCACCGGCCGGAGCCGGGTCCGGCTCGCGGTCTTTCTCGGCCTCGGCCTGCTGGTCGCGCTGCTGCTGGCCGGTGTGGTCAGCTCCGCGGCCAGCTCGAAGCCCGACGGCCTGGACGCGACCGCCCGCGAAGGGTGCACGTTCAACGCCGACGACGAGATCACCGGCGGCAACTGCCTGGCGAAGTCCGCGAAGGAGCACGACCTGGGCGACTCGCCGCTGGCCGACTACGGCATCCGGGGCATCGACAACTCGTTCGTCTCGACCGGCCTGTCCGGGGTGGCGGGCGTCCTGCTGGTCGCGGCGGTCGGCGGCGGCCTGTTCTGGGTGCTGCGTCGCCGCGGGCCGGCCGGTCAGTAA
- a CDS encoding sigma-70 family RNA polymerase sigma factor gives MRPFDDVSNDDVTEWALRAQQGDALATAAFVRATQADVWRFCASLVDADAADDLTQETYLRAFRALPGFAARASVRTWLLGIARRTCADHLRSVIRRRRLDDVLRARVPKVAAVADPSATSATADLLERLPPERRSAFVLTQLVGLSYQEAAAVEDVPIGTIRSRVARARDDLTTALQQAATS, from the coding sequence GTGCGCCCCTTCGACGACGTCAGCAACGATGACGTCACGGAGTGGGCGTTGCGCGCCCAGCAGGGTGATGCGCTGGCCACCGCTGCGTTCGTCCGGGCGACCCAGGCGGACGTCTGGCGGTTCTGCGCCTCGCTGGTCGACGCGGATGCCGCCGATGACCTCACTCAGGAAACGTATCTGAGGGCGTTCCGTGCACTGCCGGGGTTCGCCGCGCGGGCCAGCGTCCGGACGTGGTTGCTCGGGATCGCACGACGGACCTGCGCGGACCACCTGCGCTCGGTCATCCGCAGGCGGCGCTTGGACGACGTGCTCCGGGCGCGGGTACCCAAAGTCGCGGCAGTCGCGGATCCGTCCGCCACGTCGGCGACCGCCGACCTGCTGGAGCGGCTGCCCCCCGAACGGCGCTCCGCGTTCGTGCTGACGCAGCTCGTCGGGCTCTCGTACCAGGAAGCCGCCGCCGTAGAGGACGTCCCCATCGGCACCATCCGCTCCCGAGTAGCGAGAGCAAGAGACGACCTGACAACCGCCCTACAACAAGCCGCCACGTCTTGA
- the rph gene encoding ribonuclease PH, producing MTDSSTVLTIGHRPDGRVAHALRPVSFERGWSDHAEGSVLVEFGRTRVLCTASVVEGVPRWRKGSGLGWVTAEYAMLPRATHTRGDRESVKGRIGGRTHEISRLIGRSLRACLDLKALGENTITLDCDVLQADGGTRTAAITGAYVALADAVQWLASRHALAASPKKALKNSVAAVSVGVIDGEPRLDLNYDEDVKAGVDMNVVCTGSGEFVEVQGTGEAITFGRSTLDSLLDLAVAGCAELTSLQQKALS from the coding sequence ATGACGGACTCCTCCACCGTGCTGACGATCGGTCACCGGCCCGACGGGCGGGTAGCCCATGCTCTTCGCCCGGTTTCGTTCGAACGCGGCTGGTCCGACCACGCCGAGGGTTCGGTGCTCGTCGAGTTCGGCCGGACCCGGGTGCTCTGCACCGCGAGCGTGGTCGAGGGTGTTCCGCGCTGGCGCAAGGGCAGCGGCCTGGGCTGGGTCACCGCCGAGTACGCGATGCTGCCGCGCGCCACCCACACCCGCGGCGACCGCGAGTCGGTCAAGGGCCGGATCGGCGGCCGCACCCACGAGATCTCCCGGCTGATCGGTCGCAGCCTGCGCGCCTGCCTGGACCTCAAGGCGCTGGGCGAGAACACGATCACGCTCGACTGCGACGTGCTCCAGGCCGACGGCGGAACCCGCACCGCCGCGATCACCGGCGCCTACGTCGCGCTGGCCGACGCCGTCCAGTGGCTGGCGTCGCGGCACGCGCTCGCGGCGTCCCCGAAGAAGGCGCTGAAGAACTCGGTCGCCGCGGTCAGCGTCGGTGTCATCGACGGCGAGCCCCGGCTCGACCTCAACTACGACGAGGACGTCAAGGCCGGCGTCGACATGAACGTGGTCTGCACGGGCTCCGGCGAGTTCGTCGAGGTCCAGGGCACCGGCGAGGCGATCACGTTCGGCCGTTCGACGCTGGATTCCCTGCTCGACCTCGCGGTCGCGGGTTGCGCGGAGCTGACGTCGTTGCAGCAAAAGGCACTCTCATGA